DNA from Debaryomyces hansenii CBS767 chromosome A complete sequence:
AAGCATAGATTTCTACGGAGGTTTATTTTGGCATCTCAAGCGAGGTGATAGAGACGTCTATGAGGCGAGAAGATATTTTTAAACATGAAATTTAGACAGTTGGATAGGGGGATTCCAGGTGGACAGAAGATTTCAGTTCAGGCAGGATTCAGTCCAGTGCTATGAGTAGAACATTTATGTCTTCCTAGGGCGTATTAGACTCGCAGGCgagattttattttttgagACAGATATTGTCAGAAGGCTTCATGAAGTTATCTTATATTTTCAGTACTCTAAATAACCATAGGGCTCTCCACGGACAGTCATACCTAATATATATCGTCGTACGTGCCGTTTAGTACGAATAGTAGGCTGCAACATCTGCTCGTTTTTGTGTAACTAACACTTCAGTGAAGTCATCTACAAGAAGCTGGTACTAAGATAGCGGTATCAGGTAGATAAAAGGCTACCATGGCCACTTCAAAATCACCACCATACAAAATCGTGATACTTGGAGACTCGTCTGTCGGGAAAACGTCGTTAGTTCATAGGTTCACGACCAATAAGTTTGACGAACATACGGCTAATACTATCGGAGCAGCATTTATTACAAAGGAACATCATTCGAATAATAACCCGGAAAAGAAAgtgaaatttgaaatatggGATACGGCAGGACAAGAAAGATATAGATCGTTAACTCCCATGTATTATCGTAACGCAAAAACGGCGTTAGTATGCTTTGATTTGTCTAATATGGAGGAGACATTTGATAAGGCCAAATATTGGATAGAACAATTGCAAATCAACGCAAACGACCAGGATATAAAAATTAAACTAATAGGGAATAAGAATGATATAGATTCGCTGCTGGACCCTTCAGATTATATATCAAGTCTTGCGAGTActatgaaattttataaaacCAGTGCTAAAACAGGCGAAGGAATAGACGAGTTATTCGATGAAGTAGTAGATGACATTGATGAAGAGTTCTTTACAGAGTACTACAAAAATCAAGATAACGAAGCAAATAATTCGCAACGACCAGGCATGATAAATGTTTTCAATTCTAGGTTTGGGGATActacaaataataataaatgcTGTTGATGTGTAAATAATACTTTATAAATACAAGATGGAAGTAAATGCAATGTAATATAATGCTCATAATCCTAACCCTTTTTGTCTCCAGTAGTCTCTTTTAATATCtttatctaaattattcttttgtttATCAGAGTCTTGGGTTTCGGTATCTTCCTCTTTTTTTTCCTTAGGatcgtcttcttcatcctcaGATGGCACATTGATGCTCATAAAATCGGCTACTTTCTTTTTATTCGGATCTTCAGGTTTTATTTCCTGTGCAAATGTGGTGTCTTCTTCACTTTCAACCGTCATGTCggaaaaataatatttattattaccatTGGCACCGTCactttcatcatcatcatttccTTCCTCATTTTCATGATTAATTAATGCATCATTAGTGACCTTATGTCTATCATCGTTGAAATCTCTTTCTTTACCTCTATACTTAATAATATCACCTAGAATCAGCTGCCCAATTCTGGACTTATAAGATGCACCATTTAATTCGTAGCATTTATCaaccaataattgaaatgCACCTCCAAATGCCTTCTTTAAATCTCTTAAATTATAAGAAGATCGTGTTATATTATTAGCTGGATCAGAAGGGTCTTGTATTATGATGGAAAATGgatttcttgaagtatTCAAAACTGGATGTTTTCTTTTTAGCAAGTATTTTGGAAGATCAGTTTCTGTATCAATTGCAATGATTAAATTGTCGTAAGAAAAATTACGTCCAtacaattcaaaaaattctaTTAACAAAGAACCCAAATTGTCCAACACCGCCATATTTTTAGTAGATAGTCTTGGGTGTAGCTTTAAGAAGTGATAACATAATATGATAGTCGAATATCCACCTAATCCTCCTACATGGACATTGTTTAACTTACGCGACCTCAAAAACTGTTTCACGATAAGGACTAGTTCTCGCAAACCAGGAGTGGATGACAACCATCTTCTAATCTTCTTAGCAGCATCAATACCATTAGTTCTTTCGAAAGATATATCTATATGGATATTAGAAGTTGGATCCACGAATTTAATAATGGGAACCTTGGCCTTGGCGATCACTTCTATATTTTTTGCTaactttttatttcttaaaAATGACGATAACTGGTACAATCTCGATCTATGCTCATAGTCTCCAGTTTCTGATACAACAACCATATCTATATCCGAGCCTggtaaatataaatcagTAGCACAAGATCCAAATACATGAAGCTCAGTAGCAGGCCAAAATTGCCCAATTTGTTGTTTCAACTGGTTGACAACTCTATTTCTGGTCATAATTTCCGCCTCAGACGGAGATATGTAATTGAcaaaatctttaatttccATAGTGAACCAGTCCGCAATTTCCTTTTGTTTCGAGTGGTCATGGTCTTTAATCCATGGGTATAACGATTTGGTGGTGGTTTGCGTATGAATCGTGCCtgattcatcatcacttAGTACCCCATCATCGGaataatcatcataatcGTTACGTTCAGGagcatcttcttctgacGAGCTGAAGCCAAATTCTATGAAATCTTGATTCTTGGCTAACTCATTATTTACAAACTTTTGCTTCTTCGATGCCGGCTCTTCCAGATCTTCCGGCTTGTCATCATCGGATACTATCACAACACCTTCCTCCTCATCATCCGACTCAACGAATACCATTTCTGGTTCCCTGGAATTTGATTTAAAGTCAAACTTCAAACTTGAGTCTGATTCATTATCACTCGATGGTAATgcttcatatttattttcaatcgGTATTATCCCACCACTTTTACTCGtcttttttctttgctTCTTAGACTTAAGCTTGACTGGAGGAGATTCTCTCTTCCTTTTGGATACCATCATCTACACGTCTAGAGAGAAATACTATTAATTACTTAAATAGTTGAAGATAAATGCtgtatatattttgatggactatcaaaaaattttcgGTCATGTGATCCGATATGTAATTGCAGCTTATATAGCTAAGGCCATTGATAAACTGAATGCTAATATCAAACAGGATACCCTTGCAAATTTAGACTCCAATAATAGTAAATCCGTAGAAAACAAAACTAAAACTAAAATTTTGACCATCAATTTGTAGgtataaaaaatattatactCAATGATATCGAAAAGCAAAATGTTTAGCATGTAGCCTAAGATCATGCAAAAGTTGAAGATATTTGACTTAGTGACAGCAGATGATATAAAAGCATCTCTAGTGGGTACTTGTACGGAATAATCATCGTCATATTCGGAACTGGCTATATCATGTACGTCATCGTCCTCTGAGGTAATGTCGTCAGattgatatataaaatcTGGATCAATGGCCTCTTCAGGTTGAGATGGATTTATTGCAGGAATTAGACCGAATTtgtttgtttcttcttcaggATTGTCTTGAATTATCTCATTTTCGGCTATAAATCTTTTCCATTTCATGGCTTCCAAGAATTTTATCACATCGCCTGACAATAATCGGTTTGGTGGTGAATTCTCCGGTTCTTTAGAATCATCACCTTTTATCATTAAGTATATTagcttttcaaaatcactCACGCAGCTTTCATCAAACTCATTAGTTCCTGGTTTGATTTGGACAGATGACACAAACCATTCGTGGAATTTGGTAGCATTTAGGTCAAAGTACCATTCGAGAATTTTGTCCCTGATGAGCTGTGGGTCTAACTCACCTTTAATCATATGTGAAAAAGGTAGTATTCCAGCACATAACCAGCACAATATTAATCCTAACGAATAGATATCACTCTCATAAGTGAATTCgtttataaaatattgtcGTTCACTACCAAGAGACGGAtcaaaattagaaaataacCAAAGTTCTGGTGCTGTGAATTCAAGAGTACCTGTGTTTCCACGACgttcgtcttcatctttattcACGTCTTTAATGGATACATCATCCGCTGGAATGTTATGcttattaataaattggcCTTCCCCAAAATCAGATACCAAGACCTTTGGCAATTTTGAAAGCTCTCCgtttaattcattttcgCACCCATAAATCCGATTATCAATAGGATTATTATCATACTTGTTATCCAATAAACAATTGGATGGTTTGAGATCACGATGAAGGATTCCGTgcaaatgcaaataatgcaCACCTTTTGCAACATCCCtaaaaaatttccaaatttcaatacATCCTAACcaaaatttcttattttccTTACTTTCTGGATCCATATCTTCAAGTTTCTGATTAGAATTTTTACGTACCGATCTACGGCGTTGTCGTTCCAAATCAAGTTGCTCTTTAGCACTTAAATGCAATTCACGTAAGAATACTTTTTCTATAAGGTCTTCTAAATGCCCGCCATCACAATATTGCTGAAGAATGAAGACATAAGGGATactattatcaaattctgaatttttttgtttatctGGCAAGAAGTAAGTCTTCAGGTCTTGGATATCACCCAACTCTAACCAAACATGATTATAccttattaaattattctcATTAGCTCCTTGTATGGATAGCTCGTATAAAATAAGTACTTCATTTAAAACTTGTTCTAGTAGTTCAATCTTATCTCCTATGCTAATTCTTTTTACTGCATACGTTCCAAGCTTTATATCATTCAATACATGAACCACTTTATATACCTGCGAATGGGCACCAGATCCAAGCATAAATGGGGGAActtttttgaaaaatcttttgaaataaccttggttgaatatattttctggTAGAGTAGAGGCTGATCTGACCCTAGGTTTTTGATTATAAGGTAGCTTTCCTAACAACTTAAAATAATCATGATGCATAAAACCTTCTGggaaattcttcatcatgGCCTTCCTACTATCAGGACCCGATTTCAATGAGTCCATTAGTTCATTCAGTGCATCACTTTTACTTCTCTTAGACGTTTCGCCAATATTCGAATGTTCAGACCATGCAAACCCACAACTCGGACATTTTATATGACTATGGGGGTTGTTATTTCCATACCTTGTTCCGCTACTGCGATCTTCACTACGAACTAGatctattttattattctgACCCTCGTTTGCAGTTGAGACTAATTGAAGCGTATTATCCTGATTATCATGGAGCACTAAAATACCGTGGTTCGGATCGTGATAGACTATTTCGTTGCTTGAATTATACGGAACTATTGACATATAGACTTTTTGAAATCACAAGCAAAGATAAAtagaatcaattgaaattaatataaccgtatatatttgtttcaaaaCAATGAATCATTAGACTATTGTAAATTCGAACCTCGTATAAACTTGATTGCAATCAGTCttgttttaaataaaattggaTCATACTGCACAAAGAATATCTACGCTTTCAATTATCATAAATTACTATCGTACATTAATTATGCTATTTAAGACTCTACGGAGTCAATATTCCTCATACGAAGAATAAATGTCATCAACTTAGTTtccaattgatatttttcacTTTGAGGAATACGTGAAATTTCGACGTCAGACATATTTTCGATATAAGAAGTAAGATTATTAGCAGCTTCGCATGGCTGCAATTCagaattttcattagtGGTAGACCCTTCGTCTTGTGGTCCATTATCTGAGTCTTCCTTTTCCTTAAGATTTTGCGAGTCAATTTCGTCGTCCTCACCTATGGTTGAAAGgaaattattagattttGAATCTGATTCTGGAGTGAAGTCTTCAGATCTGTCTCCAACATGCACAGGAGGCAGGTTTGGTATCATGGAATTATAGCTATCCGATAATTGTATACTGCTTGAGGTTTCGGTATTACTTGGCTCTGCTAATGCAGTCGAAGTTGCTCTGAAGTCCTGAGTATCAAAAGTAGGCGGTGCCGTTTGATCGCTCGTTGCAGAGCATTGTATCTCATCATTTTCTATCGAATCGTTGACATCTTTTCGAAATTGGTCACTGGAAGATACATGAACGATATGGTTGTCCAAATTTGAGTTTCCTGTACTTTCGTCGGTCATTGAAATACCAGATTCTGGTGCTGAAGTTCCATTATCATTCTTCTCATCGGAAGGAAATTCATTTTGcttttgtttctttctACCACTGatttcgtcttcatcataACAGGTCTTGCGCTTATAATTAGTAGACTCTTGATCGTCTGTATTTTCAATGTCGTCAGACAGATCTGACGATTCACGGCTCGAAAATCCATTTTGGATCACTTTGCTGTAGTCATTACTGCTAggagaaattgattttcttgTCCTGTCAAGAGTTTCTGGGGGGGAACTAGGTTCATCTTCTACAAGGTCAAATTCGttgattgaattttgaGACATTGAGCTCGCCTCGAGTTGtgaaatatcatcatcgttAAATGAAGAGGGTATTTGAACTTCACTTTTTATATGATCCAAGTCAATAGTTTCTTCATTGCCACTAGGTGATATGCAACTTTCAGAATTAGAACCATTATCGGGGGAACTTTTGTTCAAATTCGACTTAGCGTTTCTTCTTGCCTTTTTAATTGGTGTTGCTGGAGAAAGCTTGGCGTTTAACATAGCTGTAAACGAATGAATATCAAAGTTTGGATTTACTTCTGGAGCTGGTGTATTCTCTTTTTTGACTTTAATGTTGGTCTTCTTTTTTGGCTTCGGCTTAGCTACTGATTTAGACCTCTTTCGGTTTGCTTTTGATTTGGTCAGATTATCAATTTCCAATTGACTTATATCAGAACCGGATGACATATTCCTCTTTTCGTAACGGTTAGTTTTACtatctttatttgaattagaAAACAGCTTAGGAATTGCAATGTTCTCAATTGACTCAATTGTTTCCATATCGTCCATTTGTAAGTCTTTAGAACAGTCAGGAGCGGCAATTATCTGTGTATTATCCTCTTTACCACTTACCTCTGAGTTTTTCGAATCACCGGGTGATGCTGGTCCCGTTTGATTAAGAAGTTCACTATCAAAATATAGCTTAGAATTATCTGTAAGCCATgcttttttcaataatggtAACCTGTCccatttattttgaatatgcGATCTTACGTCTAATCCTACTTCATAAGATgaaacaagaaaatcatCTAGCAACTTGAAATTTCCTGATTCAACAATATTAGAGAGATATGAATTCCAAACCAGACGAAATTCGAACTGGCGAAAGCCTTCTAAAGCcttaaattttttcattatattttttcttAAATTGTAAAGTTCAAGATCAAACCGCTTATCAATAAGAAACTTGAGGATTTCAAAAAACTCCTCGTCGTTTTCAAACCTGGAAATTATCAAGTTTAGTGGAATTTGTTTGAGGTGTGGATGTGGCGCATTGTGAACTAGTTCAACGAAGTATTTAAATATAGGTATTGTCcacaattgaatatctaAGATTCCGGATACACGCTCAAATTCGGTAGCACTGAGTAACACAATAGATTGTATTAACTTTTTAGCTATCGACTCATAGTCTTTGGatattatttggaaaaGGTTTCCAGCCAATTCTAATTCGAGATTCGAAGCAGCATTTATCTTTCTACTATTCAAAGCTGACACTATAAAGTTTTTCAATCCAGCATGCGTATTATATTCTTGTAATTTGAccaattcaagaagaaatattaaattcttcgaatCACGGATCGCCAAATGGATTGACTccaagaaatcaaaagcTTGTAGTTCTTCCATGTCACTCAaacaattattaataattagaatataaatattagtTGCATTTGAACGCGTACCATTTTTCTCTATTAAATTCGAAGCATCGAAAGTATCGTTCAAATTAAGCATGAGCTTTTGAatagaagaatatgaaagtTTGTTATGTTTGAATAGGACACTTAAAACATTGGGTAAATTGTCGATTATATCTTGAGTGGCATCGGAAGgttttatttctttcttggtGATCAGCTTCAAggaattcaaaaaattgttgaaaaattccaaCTTTGAATCTATAGTCAATCCTTCCAATTTAAAAACAATGTTTATGTTTTGCAAAATTCTATCAAACTTACTGAATATCCATTTAGGACTTACTGGGCTAATATCATTTAGACTTATGGATTCATTAGAAAGACATCTCATTTCATTGAATGGCTTTTCATTAGTAGATACTGATGGTTTTATTAAGCGTGTCAAAATCTTTAGACCTAACTCATTCATGTACGTATTAGATAACTCTTTCTTAAAGTAAAAGTTTATAAATACTGACTGAATAATCTTATCCCAGTATACGTGAACATATCtagatgaatttaataCCAGTGGGTTGAGTAAGGTGTATAtgattgataaaaataagtTATGTGACGAATCAATGAtttctttttgattttccACAGCAGAAATATTAAGTAACGGATGAATCAATAACTTAATTTTTGGCTTTAAAATGTTATTTATGGCTTGTGGTTTTGATTTACTGCTTTTACTATTTGGActtgaatcaattaaacATCTGATGCTGTCTAGATCATTGTGACACACGTTGAATATGACCGCTTTCCAACTGTTCAACGCGATCATTTTAgctgaattattattcacaTTGAAACACGATTTGTGTACTCTTAACCAATCTGATAGAAAAGGCCAATTTTCGTATCCTGAGCCACTATCACtggataataatgttaCACCTACCCATATATCCATGGCCGATTTATACTGGCCATTTCCAATTAAAGTTTCAAGGGTGGATATTATAAAATGTATCACTAGATTTTCATCAGACTTAGTAGTAGGTGCTTCGGGTGATACTGAAATAGTTGAGTCTGAGGTTATCGATTTAACTGTTGAAGGTAAAGGAGAAGCTAACAAACGTCTCactgaaaataaaacattCTTATTATCCAAATAGTTCCTAGCGACCTCGAGTAACACCAGAATCCCCATACCGATGACTTTTGAATATAACGGGGAAGAAAGATCGCATAAGTTCATAAggaaaaattcaaaccaATGCTTAAAATTATTAGCCATCATAACAGGGAAGTTCAGtactaaatttttcaaagttaCGAACTCTTCAACGACTAATGACGAGCTTACAAATTTCCTCATGTTAAGCAAACTTTGGAGAATAAGTTCCAGGATATTagcattttcattttgattGTTAAATattagcttcttcttcttgttattaaatttgcaaTCCTTTAGTATGCTAAGATATGGTATTATTAACGTCTTCGATATTGTTGGTTTAACAATTGTTTTGCAACAGTGTACGTAAAACCACTTTGcatcttcaattgatacaaaattattcaattcttgatcCAACATGATAAAGTTGATTACTTTTAATGCTTGACTGATAATACGAATACTAAATGGGTCATTTTTGCTGGGGGAATAGTTGTTTTCCTTCTCTTCATTTTCGCAAAATAGTTTTAACTCGATTTGCTTAACGTCTCTTTGTATAAATGCTGATAAAGTATGAATGTACGTATTATCCATAAAAGACGTAGAATTTGTTTTCATCAGACTTTTGGAGTTAATCTTTTGCGGACTATTTGATTTGCTTGGAATGGTGAGTAATTTCAATAGACTATCAGAAGTATTACATCTGCATATATGATTCAAAGTGGCGTATACTTCAAACTTTTTAGAGAATTTTTTATCCCGTAACACATTAATGCATCCATCTATAAGTTGTGGTAGATCAGGAGAATTTGGAGCCAACTGTATTATGGTACCCAGAAGCCAGAATTCGGGGTTACTAGGACTATTCTTGatgtttatattattagatgattTGACCCACAATGACGTATCATTAGGATTACATGGGGATGAAGTTTGattcaaagaattaatCTTTAAGATGGACTTTTTTGGAGTATGTTCAAGAACTGGTAGCCGTGAACCGCAGTGTACGGCTGCAGGGGAACTGGGCAACTCACTCACTAAGTCATCCGAAAATGCAactgatttcttctttttgattggagaagaagataattcTTCTCTATACCGAACCTTTTTTGATGTAGGCTTTATTGGCGACGAATTCAATTCCATGTCCATGTAAGCTTGGTCATTCATGAACTCATCTGCCAATGGTGGGATATTAATGTAGTTCTTTTCTTCTCGCGTACTGAGTTCTCCTTTTGGTATTTTAGCCAAATTCCCATCACTGACATCTAAATCACCACTTTCAAGTTTATCCTCTGAAATGTTCATATCTATAATTGAACTGTCTGAAGTCATTTCGCTTGTAGTTTCATTGTCCTTGTCATTCTCGTTTAAACCTCTAGCAACCTCTGAATTAGTATGTGTTGATCTTGTGCGAGGAGTAAACGAATCCCTTTTTTGAATTCCATGGGACGTATCTATTGGATGTGTGCCTGACTTTGCAAATGAGCTCTCTGATGTGGAATCCACTATGCCTAAATGATTATGTGGTTTTTCCACAATTATCGGCGAGCCCAGTGACAGCAGGCCATTGATTTGCGTGTCAGAATCTACCCACATTCGATTAACCTCTCTATACCTATTATAATTGTTGGTTTAATTGTAAACTTGTGTGGAAAGTTTTTGATAAGCGAATGGTTCCatatgaaaaaaatttttggCGAGACGCGTTCTTAAGAATTTACGtttattgaaatacttATATTATACTAGACTAATTCTTAGTTTTCTTAGTAGCaggttcttcttctgtaaTAGTATCATCAGCATCACGAGATCTCTTTATACCTGAACTTTCATCGTTGGAATCTAATTCGTTCAGTTGGGGATTAGATTCAGTATTGGATTCGTCATGTAGAATTTCACTATCTCTAACCATCccttctttttcaatttcctcTATATTACTTTGGGACTCTTCCGCTATCTTTTCCACTATATTACCGTTATTGTTGTCTCCGGCGTCCTCTGTTTTTTCTTTGGTTTCTGGTTGTTCAGTAGATTCAGCAGCCTTCTCAGATACTTCAGGCATGTTCAATTCGGCACTTAACATCTGTTTGTTCAATAAGTTACCAAATTTCAACCAATTAGAGTTCCTTTGCTTTTTCAAGTGTTTCCAGGTAAGGACATTACGTTCGTCAACGAGCTGGTCCAATTCCTGTTTATCTTTTGCATCTGATATCTTTTCTGTAAGTAAGTCAATTCCCTCTTGAAATCTATCATTGTCACTTGTTTCACTATCCTTGGCTAATATCAGAATCCCTCGTTCTACTTTCATCTTTCTGGATAATTGTGGGGTTGCATAATTGTTAAAATAGCGCTTTTCCTTGAAAGGTATTATTGTTTCAGTCTTCTCTTGTGCCACTGCCAACTCGGAAGCGGTAAGCACCTTATCAACGAATAACGATTTGCCTGTGTTTGGGTCCTTTCCATATATCAACCAGCCCCACCAGAAAGTTTCATCAATAGCCATATGTTGTAATAAGAACGAAAATTGACTGTCTATGGAACGATAGCGCTTAGGTATTTctcttttaattttgaagaataatgaCACCAAACTGTCTGGAGGAGAATCATCCGTAAAGTGTTTAATATTAGCAGGGCCATTGAGcgatttcaaaaatacCTTTTTGTTTGCTGCATTTAATTCATAGTACAAGTGacaaatgaaatatatctGAATTAAACATGTTTGACGTACTTTGCTGTCATCAAACTGCTTAGACATGAAACTATAAtcttgtttcttcaattgatcaaatgAATCACCTCTTTTTTTCTCATCAAACTGTGCAAGAGAATAATGTTCTGGAaagtataatttattagcatatttttctttaagaTGCCTTTCCTCGGTCTCAGATTTTGGTGTAGGGACTGCAAACTGATCAATCTTAGGGGCAACAGATGACCAactattttcttcttccatcaaatattcataGACCTTTTTTAATGTATCCGATATTCTGGTGAGTTGTTTATGGTTGGCCGGCTTTAAAAAGTAATACGGATCACGgaacaatttatttatctGTATCACATCCTTTATAAAGCTGTCATCTCGGGATCTCGAGTTCGTAGAGAAATCTTTGACAATTCTATTAGAAGTACTGAAGTATTTGTTTAACCCGGTATTgtcttcaaaattgaaaatgttggCTATAAACATCCTCACACGATATTGAAATGTATCATTGAACGTATCCTTTTTGCACAAATCTCTTTTACCCTGTATATTTTTCTCAAAGAATCTATCTGTTAAAGTATTGCATATTTCCAAGAACGAAATTCTGTCACTAGTGACttgtttatcaaaaatcttatcttgaattaattttttacGGGTTTCCAAATAGTACCAAAATGTACTAATTGCGTTCGTTGACATGTTAAAGAGGGTTTGCAGTATCTGAGATAATAACAGGTAGAAGCTAGATTTGATAGAAGGATATGTCTCGATCACTAGATGCATCTGGAAATCCACTAATACACTTAGTCTATTATAGCTCCTAAGTTCATCAcgagaaatattaaattttccaGTTTCTATTACTTTGTCTGCCTTcacttcatcttcatttgcagtatttttcaattcttctaattgCTTGGTAAGAAATTCCTGAGCAGCTTTTTGAAAAGACATAGTCAATATGAAATCTCTAGTTTTTTCATCTAGACCTACATTAAAATTTCCTATCtcattctttaaattgTTTGCCACCTCATCATCGGTATCATCAACTTCTGTCATTGGAACATCGATTTTATAGTCAAAGTCATATTCCTTGATAATATCTTCGAAGATTTGATGTTTACCagtgaatttttcaaattcgaaggttttcaacaaataattgGAATCATCATCCGgaacaaattgatttatcaaatcaatcaatGCATTAGAACATAATTCTATAGGTTGAGCTAACCTATTATCTTCAGTCGCCATACGTTCTGCAGTTTATAGTTGGTCGTCTAGTATATTCACGTACGAAAATTGttcttgatttgaaaatatcgaaTTATGCGCAGGAAGTTAAATAAGGCCCTTTTCGATTCAAGACATAATGGTAATGATTAACAGtattatttacaaatatatacaatatatatatatagatgGGCTCATCAGGAAGCATGTCGAATCATGATTATTTTGCTTCACTTGTTTCGACTATATTTATGCCATAGATGCACACTTATACATCGAAATTTTTGGAACGATGCTTCTTTTTGTCACTTTGTCTCTTCTTATTAAATAGACGTTTTTCTTTACGGTCATCTTTTATTTCTTGCCATCTCtttttgtcttcttcaCTCGTTTCTCCTGCAAAAAATGTGTTGTCTTTGATCtcttgaatcaattttcgAAAGCATTCGTCGGTATTGGTATCTCTATTCCTGGTCGAATCACTCTGAACAAGTATTCCTCCACTCTTAGTCTCGTACCTGATTTTATTCTCATTTATTTGCGACCTTATTGGCTTTGGGATCCAGAAGCAGAATTGGGGATTGAGCCATTGATCTGGACCAAGCGCAATGGTAGCTTTCGAAGACGTCTTATTAACCTTTTGTCCACCAGGACCTGATGATCTACTGTAAGATATTTCGAATATGTTGTCTGGTACTTGAGTACTTGAGAAGTTTTCCATCCATTCTTTGGCTTTGCTTATTTCTTCTGTCGAAAATTCTGAATCTGGAGCAGTAGAGAACGCACGAACTATACCAGGGGTTACTGG
Protein-coding regions in this window:
- a CDS encoding DEHA2A02244p (some similarities with uniprot|P29539 Saccharomyces cerevisiae YBR275C RIF1 Protein), whose protein sequence is MWVDSDTQINGSSSSGSPIIVEKPHNHLGIVDSTSESSFAKSGTHPIDTSHGIQKRDSFTPRTRSTHTNSEVARGLNENDKDNETTSEMTSDSSIIDMNISEDKLESGDLDVSDGNLAKIPKGELSTREEKNYINIPPLADEFMNDQAYMDMELNSSPIKPTSKKVRYREELSSSPIKKKKSVAFSDDLVSELPSSPAAVHCGSRLPVLEHTPKKSILKINSLNQTSSPCNPNDTSLWVKSSNNINIKNSPSNPEFWLSGTIIQLAPNSPDLPQLIDGCINVLRDKKFSKKFEVYATLNHICRCNTSDSLLKLLTIPSKSNSPQKINSKSSMKTNSTSFMDNTYIHTLSAFIQRDVKQIELKLFCENEEKENNYSPSKNDPFSIRIISQALKVINFIMLDQELNNFVSIEDAKWFYVHCCKTIVKPTISKTLIIPYLSILKDCKFNNKKKKLIFNNQNENANISELILQSLLNMRKFVSSSLVVEEFVTLKNLVSNFPVMMANNFKHWFEFFLMNLCDLSSPLYSKVIGMGISVLLEVARNYLDNKNVLFSVRRLLASPLPSTVKSITSDSTISVSPEAPTTKSDENLVIHFIISTLETLIGNGQYKSAMDIWVGVTLLSSDSGSGYENWPFLSDWLRVHKSCFNVNNNSAKMIALNSWKAVIFNVCHNDLDSIRCLIDSSPNSKSSKSKPQAINNILKPKIKLLIHPLLNISAVENQKEIIDSSHNLFLSIIYTLLNPSVLNSSRYVHVYWDKIIQSVFINFYFKKELSNTYMNELGLKILTRLIKPSVSTNEKPFNEMRCLSNESISLNDISPVSPKWIFSKFDRILQNINIVFKLEGLTIDSKLEFFNNFLNSLKSITKKEIKPSDATQDIIDNLPNVLSVLFKHNKLSYSSIQKLMLNLNDTFDASNLIEKNGTRSNATNIYILIINNCLSDMEELQAFDFLESIHLAIRDSKNLIFLLELVKLQEYNTHAGLKNFIVSALNSRKINAASNLELELAGNLFQIISKDYESIAKKLIQSIVLLSATEFERVSGILDIQLWTIPIFKYFVELVHNAPHPHLKQIPLNLIISRFENDEEFFEILKFLIDKRFDLELYNLRKNIMKKFKALEGFRQFEFRSVWNSYLSNIVESGNFKLLDDFLVSSYEVGLDVRSHIQNKWDRLPLLKKAWLTDNSKLYFDSELLNQTGPASPGDSKNSEVSGKEDNTQIIAAPDCSKDLQMDDMETIESIENIAIPKSFSNSNKDSKTNRYEKRNMSSGSDISQLEIDNSTKSKANRKRSKSVAKPKPKKKTNIKVKKENTPAPEVNPNFDIHSFTAMLNAKLSPATPIKKARRNAKSNLNKSSPDNGSNSESCISPSGNEETIDLDHIKSEVQIPSSFNDDDISQLEASSMSQNSINEFDLVEDEPSSPPETLDRTRKSISPSSNDYSKVIQNGFSSRESSDSSDDIENTDDQESTNYKRKTCYDEDEISGRKKQKQNEFPSDEKNDNGTSAPESGISMTDESTGNSNLDNHIVHVSSSDQFRKDVNDSIENDEIQCSATSDQTAPPTFDTQDFRATSTALAEPSNTETSSSIQLSDSYNSMIPNSPPVHVGDRSEDFTPESDSKSNNFLSTIGEDDEIDSQNLKEKEDSDNGPQDEGSTTNENSELQPCEAANNLTSYIENMSDVEISRIPQSEKYQLETKLMTFILRMRNIDSVES